TATCATTGCTTTTAAATCTATGAATATCGATCAGGACTTTATTAATTCGTTTAAAAAAATAGGATATAATGATATTTCGAACAGTAATTTAATTGCGTTGAAATCTTTAAATGTAACTGCCGAATATGTAAACGGTTTTCAAAAAGCAGGTTACAAAGACATTAAACTGGACGATTTGATCGCAATGAAGTCCTTAAATGTAACACCTGAATATGTAAACAATTTTCAAAAAGCAGGATATAACAACATAAAACCAGACGATTTGGTTGCTTTGAAATCTCAAAATATTACACCGGAATTACTGCAACAGTACAAAGATCTTGGTTTCAGTAATTTGGATATTGACGATATCATTGGCGCTAAAGCAACTGGAACAACGCCAACTTTCATAAAATCGATGAAAGGTAAAGGACATAATTTTAATGACTTACAAAAGTATATCGAATTAAAAACAGTTCTGGGTTATTAATAAAAAGCAATCAGAGTTGTAAGACTATAAAAAGCCCAAACCGAAAGGAATGGGCTTTATTAATTGTAATTATTTTCAACACATAGAAACATAGTTTTTAGAGTCGAAAATTAGACGTTTCACTTTTTTTAAATAGACATAGCCATACTATGTGAAAGAAACGTGTTTCTTTTTGTCTCCTTTTTTTAACTATAAAATCTATGTTTCTATGTGTTAGATTTTTTTTTAAAATTATATCTAACGGGTTATTTAAAGTAAAAAATGATATTATGAACCTAAAAATTGTTTTGGGTCATAAAAAAACTTTTCCTTCTTTATAAGTTCATTTTCCCAGTTTTGATAAGCGATTTCTTCAATTTCAGAAACACGTCCATCTTTCCATTCAAATCTAAAAAACCATTGAATAACAACAGAATCACCATCTATAAAGTAGGGGCGAACGCATTTGGAAACTAATGATTTAACCTTCAAAAGAGTGTTTTTTTCGTTTGCAACAAGAAGATCTCTGCCAATTCTTGGTTCAGATTGATTTTCCTGCATTGAAGCATCAATTGTATAAAATTTTTCAATCGCTTTGTCATGTTCGTTAGATTCGACCATTGCGATAAATTGTTCTATTGTTTCTACTTTAGGCATGAGTTCTGGCTTTTAAATTTTGAATAGTTTCTAAATATCTATTTTCAAAAACAGACTGATTTACAGGCACAACAACAGACTGAAAGAGTTTCATTAAATCTTCGGAATGATTTGCCGCTTTTTTTGTCTGAACGTTATACGGAATAAATTTTATCCATAGAATAGCCTTTAATTCGGTTTCGTTTTCATTCCACATTTTCATTTCAACCAACAAAAGATTCTCGCTATATTGAATCAATTGCGATTCAATTAATACAGTTTCCATTGTAAAAGCCGGTTTTATATAACTGATTTGGTTAGAGGCAACAACCCAACTAAGTCCCGTTTTGTGCATGTATTTAAACACATCAAGATCATAATGTTCTGCAATTTGATCTTCGCGCGTATTAAGGAAATATTCTAAATACTTGGAGTTGTTTAAATGATTAAAAGGATCACAATCCTGAAATCTTACTTTTCTTTTTGTTTTTAATACTTTTTCCATTTTCTAAAATATATTACATCAAATACCGATCGGTATCTGAAAAGTTAAATTTTTTTTCTACTTCCTAATGCTTTCAATTAGTGTATTATCAATAAAATCCATCGCATTGTTTATATAGCTTTGGTCATTATGAGTAAAGGCAAGAAGCGAACTTCCTTCAATAAGCGATAATATTATTTTTGAATATTTGACAGCATCCGTATTAGGCTGAATTTCATTATTAATAATGCCATCGTTAAGAATAGTAGTTAAACCC
This genomic window from Flavobacterium sp. 9 contains:
- a CDS encoding thioesterase family protein; the protein is MEKVLKTKRKVRFQDCDPFNHLNNSKYLEYFLNTREDQIAEHYDLDVFKYMHKTGLSWVVASNQISYIKPAFTMETVLIESQLIQYSENLLLVEMKMWNENETELKAILWIKFIPYNVQTKKAANHSEDLMKLFQSVVVPVNQSVFENRYLETIQNLKARTHA
- a CDS encoding polyketide cyclase; the encoded protein is MPKVETIEQFIAMVESNEHDKAIEKFYTIDASMQENQSEPRIGRDLLVANEKNTLLKVKSLVSKCVRPYFIDGDSVVIQWFFRFEWKDGRVSEIEEIAYQNWENELIKKEKFFYDPKQFLGS